The window CTTTCTCACGTCGGCGGGTGAGACTgtatttctctctttttcatATCGACAACGTGAATGGAAACGGTCACTTTCGTTTCATGTTCGTACCCTTTTGTATTCGCGAACGCTTTCGATCAAGTCGTAGATTTCCATCGCCTTGTGGAGAGTCGCTTTCCTATTTACATCAAAGACGATGATCATTCCCATGCGTcctgcgaaggcgcgaatCGGCAGAAACATGAGACCCGAAACTCTCAGGATacagaaagaagcaaagaaggcTCCAGATCGGAAGAAAATGAGGCGGAAAAGGACAAGGCTTCCCCAGtcggccagagagagaagcaagagaggcACCGCGTGGAGTCCAGGAGAGAATCAGAATAAATGGTAgaaccagaagaaagaggcggcaAAACACGGGGAAAGCCCGAAGGGAATCTCACCATTAGTGATCGGAGAGAAACGCTCGCGAGCGCTCGACGGTGTCTTGGGAACTTTCCAAAGATTGAAGGGGGTAAAATCCGTCATTCCCTTCCCAACTGTCACTGCAAACAAGAGACGCAAAACTCCGACACTTAGCAGGCctgacgaagaaacagacaggaCGACGGCAGGAtgtcgaagagaagaaacgaggagcgaaaacacgggacgagagagagaaggaaagagagatcgcgacagcgaaggataaagagatcgagagagagaaggaaggatatatcgagagagagaaggaaagagaaatcgAGAGAGATGAGACAGAAAACTTGAGGGCGCATCCAGCCAGGCATTTGTGTCGAAGAGTTTGATATTTCCTCCAGCGCTAAACTGCAGGGGGAAGCAGAAATGGACGGAGCGGCAAGGTAGGAAAGGCGAGTTTCGCTGGAGGACGTGGGACTGACTGATTCGTCTTTTCATGGTCATGTGTTTGCGGATGTCTCGTCCTTCATCTGTGCGTCCGACGTCGTACGTGTCTTCCAACTCGAGGCACACagagcggaaagaggaatctccgccgccgccgccttcctcttcaggaATACGACACACTTTGTAAAACAGTCTGTagacaaaaaagaaacgagagccGGGCAGAGCCGGTCTTAACACTGGCGCGTATGCACTCGAAAACAAGGGACAGGAAATCcgaaagaaggagagcggAAAAGTGGAAAGGTGGCAAAGGACAACAGAGGAGCGCGGTAACAAAGCACATACAAACGAGCGCGGCAAACAGACAAAGATGGCACGAAAGCCAAACAAatagaaaagaagaaagaagctatgacaaggaaaaaagacgcagcgTGACGGGGCCTGTCACGTGGTGTTTCGGAGTTGGTTGAGAGTGGAAAATAGGGAGAGTTCAACTTGTGAAAAAACGTGGAAATTCGGAAATAGTCACTGGCGAAGCTGCAAAAAGAATACATCAGGAtggaggaaaaacagagaa of the Neospora caninum Liverpool complete genome, chromosome XII genome contains:
- a CDS encoding putative Ras family domain containing protein codes for the protein MATGTDFPLLRITLFGGGSSGKTSLINSFVNNYCIPNSTFPTEWPTLFYKVCRIPEEEGGGGGDSSFRSVCLELEDTYDVGRTDEGRDIRKHMTMKRRIMTVGKGMTDFTPFNLWKVPKTPSSARERFSPITNGRMGMIIVFDVNRKATLHKAMEIYDLIESVREYKRTVQRVLGEAEVYAQTKFIRFWKVSATSGKNVNKMFQEMVYRILGCVMLWDIEYEEDSESEEEESSCALM